The Chryseobacterium shigense genome segment GTATTTTTAGAAAAAAAAGGGTACCAGGTAACGCCTGTTAACAATGTGAATGAAGCTCTGGAACTTATGGATTCAGAGAAATTTGCATTAACGCTTATTGATGAAAATATGCCCGGCATTTCGGGGTTGGAAGCCATTCCGATGATCAAGGAAAAAGACAATTCCTTAAAGATCGTAATGGTGACAAAAAGTGAAGAGGAACATATTATGGAGGAAGCCATCGGATCTCAGATTGCTGACTATATTCTAAAACCTGTAAATCCTAACCAGATTTTATTATCATTAAAAAAGAACCTGCAGGAGGACAATCTTGTAGAGCAGAAAACAATTCTTCAGTACCAACAGGAGTTCAGAAACCTGTCTATGGAGCTTTCTTATATCAGAACTTACCAGGAATGGGCAGAATATTATAAAAAGATACTGAGCTGGGAAATTAAATTTGATAAGGTAGCGGATAACGAATTTTCCGATCTTCTGCAGTCTCAGAAAGAAGAAGCCAATATACAGTTCGCCAAATTCATTGAAAAAAATTATGAGGACTGGCTCACAGATCCGGAAAAACCTTTAATGAGCCATACCCTTTTCAAGGAAAAAATAAAACCTGAAGTAGAAAAAGAAAAAGTTCTTCTTCTTATGGTGGATAATCTCCGTTTTGACCAGTGGAAAGTTATTGAGCCTCTGTTCACGAAATACTACAATAAAATTTCGGAAGATTATTATTACAGTATTCTTCCTACAGCTACGCAATATGCAAGAAACTCTTTCTTTGCAGGATTGATGCCGTCTGAAATTGAGAAGCGTTTTCCGGATAAATGGTTCAACGATAATGAAGAAGGGAATAAGAATGAATTTGAACGCGATTTCCTGGAAGACCAGATGAAAAGAATCGGTTTGGGATCAAAATCTATGAAGTACCTTAAAGTCCTGAATGCGGATTTCGAGCGAAAGATCTATGATGATTTTAACCAGCATAAAAACAATGATCTTCTGGTAATTGTCTACAACTTTATTGATATTCTTTCTCATGCGAAAACAGACAATCATATTGTAGACCAGCTGATCCGCGATGATAAAACGTTCAGATCCCTTACTTTTAACTGGTTTGAAAATTCATCATTATTAAAAATCATTAAAGCAGCAGCAGAAAACGGTTATAAGCTTGTGATCACCACAGACCACGGAACGGTATATGTTAAAAAGCCGAGCAAGGTAGTGGGTGACCGTGAAACATCAACCAATATCCGTTATAAAACAGGAAAGAGCTTAACATATGATGACAGCGATGTATGGGCCGTTACCAACCCGGAAAAGCTGTTTCTGCCAAAAGGAAATCTAAGCTCAA includes the following:
- a CDS encoding bifunctional response regulator/alkaline phosphatase family protein, with the translated sequence MSEKILWIDDEIDLLKPHIVFLEKKGYQVTPVNNVNEALELMDSEKFALTLIDENMPGISGLEAIPMIKEKDNSLKIVMVTKSEEEHIMEEAIGSQIADYILKPVNPNQILLSLKKNLQEDNLVEQKTILQYQQEFRNLSMELSYIRTYQEWAEYYKKILSWEIKFDKVADNEFSDLLQSQKEEANIQFAKFIEKNYEDWLTDPEKPLMSHTLFKEKIKPEVEKEKVLLLMVDNLRFDQWKVIEPLFTKYYNKISEDYYYSILPTATQYARNSFFAGLMPSEIEKRFPDKWFNDNEEGNKNEFERDFLEDQMKRIGLGSKSMKYLKVLNADFERKIYDDFNQHKNNDLLVIVYNFIDILSHAKTDNHIVDQLIRDDKTFRSLTFNWFENSSLLKIIKAAAENGYKLVITTDHGTVYVKKPSKVVGDRETSTNIRYKTGKSLTYDDSDVWAVTNPEKLFLPKGNLSSKYIFAKNNIFLAYPKNYNHFVNYYKETYQHGGISLEECIIPISILEPK